The Brassica napus cultivar Da-Ae chromosome C7, Da-Ae, whole genome shotgun sequence genome has a segment encoding these proteins:
- the LOC111208927 gene encoding uncharacterized protein LOC111208927: protein MFLMETKNEDEFIKRKLQDLRYPRYYSVPPIGLSGGLSLLWKDGIDVTVLEASPNLIDTRITFKGTSSFISFIYGAPAMENRASFWAKLTAVGAGRNSPWLITGDFNDIFNNSEKVGGPTRWEGSFTAFHSFVSINGLWDLRHSGDQLSWRGTRYLHFIRSRLDRAMVNCAWNEAYPMGRSSYLRYEGSYHRPLITYFNDSKVRHKGLFRFNRSLIEKEEITAIMEEAWNHDPLGIVIAKLNAARRGIIFWAKEQNRKNNLLIQKHQAALETALSASTPCQEEIERLTILLTTAYKEEENYATRRLINTISVIEDEDGKDVYEDDQIGSVIADYFTSIFSTNNNQDFAKLEGVLTCKVTEEMNQYLDLVPSDLEIKEAAFSINSGKAPGLDGFSAKFYHSYWHIIGADVTHDIRQFFTTGVLHPGQNETHVRLIPKTTSARAVADYRPIALCNTHYKIIAKILTRRLKPLLPTLISKTQSAFVEGRAIGDNVLITHETLHFLRTSEVKKRCAMAVKTDMSKAYDRIEWNFLKAVLVRMGFDNRWIAWVMGCVESVSYSFLVNGSPMGSVIPSRRIRQGDPLSPYLFILCTEVLSSMCDKAMQDGSLTGVRVARGSPTVNHLVFADETMFFCKSNTTSVSAFLDIMKTYEDLSGQHINFLKSAITFSAKTPPEVKARVKASLAIETEGGLEKKKMCWVTWTTLTLPKHAGGLGFRDIETFNDALLAKIGWRILNDPHSLLAQVLLGKYARGSNFMDC from the exons ATGTTTCTCATGGAGACTAAAAACGAGGATGAGTTCATTAAAAGAAAACTCCAGGATCTGCGCTATCCTCGCTACTACTCGGTACCACCTATTGGCCTGAGCGGTGGTTTGTCTCTCTTATGGAAGGACGGTATTGACGTTACCGTTCTGGAAGCTTCACCAAACTTGATAGACACCCGTATTACCTTCAAAGGAACCTCTTCTTTTATCTCTTTTATCTATGGAGCTCCGGCAATGGAAAATCGAGCTAGCTTTTGGGCTAAACTCACGGCAGTAGGAGCGGGAAGAAACTCACCATGGCTTATCACTGGAGATTTTAACGACATCTTCAACAACTCAGAGAAAGTGGGAGGCCCAACGCGCTGGGAAGGGTCCTTTACCGCATTCCACTCTTTTGTCTCAATAAATGGTCTGTGGGATCTCCGGCACTCGGGTGATCAATTGTCTTGGAGAGGTACTCGATACCTTCATTTTATCAGATCCCGCCTCGATCGAGCTATGGTTAACTGTGCATGGAATGAAGCCTACCCGATGGGGAGAAGCAGTTACCTCCGCTATGAGGGCTCATATCACCGCCCCCTCATCACATACTTCAATGATTCAAAAGTTCGCCACAAAGGTTTGTTCCGTTTCAACCGATCTTTgatagagaaagaagagattacAGCCATTATGGAAGAAGCGTGGAACCATGATCCACTGGGAATAGTCATCGCAAAACTTAATGCAGCAAGGCGTGGAATTATTTTCTGGGCCAAGGAACAGAACCGTAAGAATAATCTGCTGATCCAGAAGCATCAGGCTGCTTTGGAAACTGCCTTATCAGCCTCTACGCCATGCCAGGAAGAGATAGAGAGACTCACAATTCTCCTAACAACTGCTTACAAAGAGGAGGAAAA CTACGCGACACGAAGATTGATCAACACCATCTCGGTCATAGAAGATGAAGACGGCAAAGATGTTTATGAGGATGACCAAATTGGCTCTGTGATAGCGGATTACTTTACTAGCATTTTCAGTACCAATAACAATCAAGATTTTGCCAAACTAGAAGGGGTGCTTACATGTAAGGTGACTGAGGAGATGAATCAATACCTTGATTTAGTACCGAGTGATTTGGAAATAAAAGAAGCTGCGTTTTCAATAAACAGCGGCAAGGCCCCTGGTCTCGATGGGTTCTCTGCGAAGTTCTACCACTCTTATTGGCATATTATTGGAGCTGATGTCACGCATGACATCCGACAGTTCTTCACCACCGGTGTTCTGCACCCTGGACAGAATGAGACCCATGTGAGATTAATCCCCAAGACTACAAGCGCCCGTGCTGTTGCCGACTACCGCCCTATTGCTCTCTGCAACACCCACTACAAGATAATCGCGAAGATCCTAACCCGCCGGCTGAAACCTCTCCTCCCTACTCTGATCTCTAAGACACAGTCTGCGTTCGTAGAAGGTCGGGCAATAGGAGACAACGTTTTGATTACTCATGAGACACTCCACTTCCTACGTACTTCCGAAGTAAAGAAGCGATGCGCCATGGCCGTCAAAACAGACATGAGTAAAGCTTATGACAGGATCGAATGGAACTTTCTCAAGGCTGTGCTGGTCAGAATGGGTTTTGACAATAGATGGATAGCGTGGGTTATGGGCTGTGTGGAATCAGTCTCATACTCGTTTCTGGTCAATGGTTCTCCTATGGGTTCAGTGATACCATCCCGTAGAATACGGCAAGGAGACCCACTctctccttatctcttcatattaTGCACTGAAGTGCTATCTTCGATGTGTGATAAAGCGATGCAAGATGGCTCACTCACAGGAGTACGAGTAGCTCGCGGAAGCCCGACTGTTAACCATCTCGTATTCGCGGACGAGACTATGTTCTTCTGCAAATCCAACACAACCAGTGTCTCCGCTTTCCTCGATATCATGAAGACTTATGAGGATCTTTCAGGACAACACATTAATTTCTTAAAGTCGGCTATCACTTTTTCAGCAAAAACCCCTCCGGAGGTTAAGGCTCGCGTTAAAGCCTCGCTAGCCATAGAAACAGAAGGGGGCCTAG AGAAGAAAAAGATGTGTTGGGTTACTTGGACGACCTTGACGTTACCAAAGCACGCAGGAGGTTTAGGATTTCGTGATATCGAAACCTTTAACGATGCTCTACTGGCTAAGATAGGTTGGAGAATCCTGAATGATCCACACTCGCTACTGGCACAAGTTTTGCTAGGCAAGTATGCTCGTGGCTCCAACTTCATGGACTGCTAA
- the LOC106434678 gene encoding protein ROH1-like, whose translation MAPSTELQGSSFLRRISIRRNQIASMDATHDQHLEELDYFQKHVSDCLSELLSPPPPPPSSAAASQPSDPILSIPWLKNLLDVYMSCETEFKGVLSTVQISKSPSLEKGLQETLDRILKSLDICNAVSNGIDSVSQSRRLAEIAVTALKQRPLCNGSVLRAKRALTSLLAVLNADGKDRNGGSSSRRTTSRSWSFGQRSSVHVSKNWSATKQIQAMAATLVPPRGAEASGVYIMSSVMVLVMWVLAAAVPCQTSNALAAPLQLPKHQSWASAALNIQERVGEEMKGKEKRCGGGLMEEMVRMERVGLSLLEFTERFRFPAEEEEEVAEKVEEMDEICRGMEVGLEGLKRQVREVFHRLVRSRLEIVSVLDQATAI comes from the coding sequence ATGGCGCCGTCAACGGAACTTCAAGGCTCCTCCTTCCTCCGCCGAATCAGCATCCGCCGCAACCAGATCGCCTCCATGGACGCCACTCACGACCAACACCTCGAGGAACTCGATTACTTCCAGAAACACGTCTCCGATTGCCTCTCGGAGTTACTCTCCCCACCACCGCCGCCTCCTTCCTCCGCCGCCGCCTCTCAGCCGTCTGATCCGATTCTCTCCATCCCTTGGCTAAAGAACCTCCTCGACGTTTACATGTCCTGCGAGACAGAGTTCAAAGGGGTCCTCTCAACGGTCCAGATCTCAAAGTCTCCGTCTTTAGAGAAGGGTTTGCAAGAAACGCTCGATCGGATTTTGAAATCGCTCGATATCTGTAACGCCGTAAGTAACGGCATTGATTCCGTTAGTCAGAGCCGACGTCTTGCGGAGATAGCCGTCACGGCGCTTAAACAGCGGCCGTTATGTAACGGAAGCGTTCTTAGAGCTAAGCGCGCGTTAACAAGCCTCCTCGCTGTGTTAAACGCCGACGGGAAAGATAGAAACGGCGGAAGTAGTAGCCGTCGGACGACTTCACGGTCGTGGTCGTTTGGACAGCGCAGTAGCGTCCACGTCAGCAAGAACTGGTCTGCGACGAAGCAGATTCAGGCGATGGCGGCTACTCTAGTGCCGCCACGTGGAGCAGAAGCCTCTGGAGTTTACATAATGAGCAGTGTTATGGTTCTTGTGATGTGGGTGCTAGCAGCTGCGGTTCCTTGCCAGACAAGCAACGCTCTCGCGGCGCCTTTGCAGCTTCCGAAACATCAGAGCTGGGCTAGCGCCGCGTTGAACATTCAGGAGAGGGTTGGCGAAGAGATGAAAGGGAAGGAGAAGCGTTGTGGTGGAGGGCTGATGGAGGAGATGGTGAGGATGGAGAGGGTTGGGTTGTCTTTGTTGGAGTTTACGGAGAGGTTTAGGTTtccggcggaggaggaggaggaagtggCGGAGAAGGTGGAGGAGATGGATGAGATTTGCCGGGGGATGGAAGTGGGGTTGGAGGGTTTGAAGAGACAAGTGAGGGAAGTGTTTCATAGATTGGTGAGAAGCAGACTAGAGATTGTCTCGGTGCTTGATCAAGCTACTGCAATCTAA